Proteins encoded within one genomic window of Stigmatella aurantiaca:
- a CDS encoding carbonic anhydrase: MKKLVQGILDFQRHSLPAYRSTFARLAHGQTPDCLFIACADSRVVPNLFASTNPGDLFVMRNVGNMVPPSDSSGLSLSDRSEAAALEFSLLTLPVKDIVVCGHSGCGAMKAILSGYNDQKTPNLSSWLDVGRPALAAFERGGKIGEGLAPYDRLSQYSVLQQMENLKTYPLVRDRLAAGTVRLHGWWFDIGHARVHTYHPDLERFVPIDELEGERMLKEMERPSGAGEASTSAA, encoded by the coding sequence ATGAAGAAGCTCGTTCAGGGTATCCTCGATTTCCAGCGCCACAGCCTTCCCGCCTACCGCTCCACCTTCGCGCGGCTGGCCCATGGACAGACTCCCGACTGCCTGTTCATCGCCTGCGCCGACAGCCGCGTGGTGCCCAACCTGTTCGCGTCCACCAACCCGGGTGACCTCTTCGTCATGCGCAACGTGGGCAACATGGTGCCGCCCTCGGACTCCTCGGGCCTGTCCCTGAGTGACCGCTCCGAGGCCGCGGCCCTGGAGTTCTCCCTGCTCACCCTGCCGGTGAAGGACATCGTGGTGTGCGGCCACTCCGGCTGCGGTGCCATGAAGGCCATTCTGTCGGGGTACAACGACCAGAAGACGCCCAACCTCAGCAGCTGGCTGGATGTGGGCCGCCCTGCCCTGGCCGCCTTCGAGCGCGGTGGGAAGATCGGCGAGGGGCTGGCCCCGTATGACCGGCTCAGCCAGTACAGCGTGCTGCAGCAGATGGAGAACCTGAAGACCTACCCCCTGGTGCGCGATCGTCTGGCGGCCGGCACCGTGCGGCTGCACGGCTGGTGGTTCGACATCGGCCATGCGCGGGTGCACACCTACCATCCGGACCTCGAGCGCTTCGTTCCCATCGATGAGCTCGAGGGAGAGCGCATGCTCAAGGAGATGGAGAGGCCGAGCGGCGCGGGAGAGGCGTCCACCTCGGCCGCCTAA
- a CDS encoding SulP family inorganic anion transporter, with product MKSNEQKAGETGSLRTVLASDLPASLVVFLVALPLCMGIALASGAPIMSGLIAGVVGGLVVGLFGGVPLLVSGPAAGLAVMVFGFINELGFAVTCAAVAVAGVIQMVLGGVKVARAALGISPAVIHGMLAGIGILIVLGQLHIVLGGAPQSNAWANLRELPGQIMDLHGPATILGVVTLGILVLWQVMPNSRLKKVPGPLVAVVVGSVAAAVWGADVKRVDLAGSLFESIQLPQLPENWGAFVVAVLSLALVASAESLLSAVATDKLHTGPRANLDKELFAQGMANTLSGLMGGLPITGVIVRSAANIAAGAKTRASAFMHGVWMLLFVSLLGSYLGLVPLTVLAGLLVHVGIKLVNMHHIQELRRRGELAVYVVTVAGVVGINLLAGIALGFAVAVARLLWRLGRVQVQVKQVGEVHQVRVGGALTFVGVPQLSAALAQVPHGAQVELDLAVETLDHSGYEALESWCQNHRKTGGKVWMEPLEEVWARKGSPSSNKSVVPVSATTTLSSESA from the coding sequence ATGAAGTCCAACGAGCAGAAGGCCGGCGAAACCGGCTCGCTCCGGACGGTGCTGGCCAGTGACTTGCCCGCCTCCCTGGTGGTCTTCCTGGTAGCCCTGCCGCTGTGCATGGGCATCGCCCTGGCCTCGGGGGCTCCCATCATGTCCGGGCTCATCGCCGGGGTGGTGGGCGGCCTGGTGGTGGGCTTGTTCGGCGGTGTGCCGCTGCTGGTGAGCGGCCCGGCCGCAGGCCTGGCGGTAATGGTGTTCGGCTTCATCAATGAGCTGGGCTTCGCCGTCACGTGCGCCGCGGTGGCCGTCGCGGGCGTCATCCAGATGGTGCTCGGCGGCGTGAAGGTGGCGCGCGCCGCGCTGGGCATCTCCCCGGCCGTCATCCACGGCATGCTCGCGGGCATCGGCATCCTCATCGTGCTGGGCCAGCTGCACATCGTGCTGGGCGGCGCGCCGCAGTCCAACGCCTGGGCCAACCTGCGCGAGCTGCCGGGGCAGATCATGGACCTGCATGGCCCCGCGACGATCCTGGGCGTGGTCACCCTTGGCATCCTGGTGCTGTGGCAGGTGATGCCCAACAGCCGCCTCAAGAAGGTGCCCGGACCGCTGGTGGCGGTGGTGGTGGGCTCGGTGGCCGCGGCGGTGTGGGGCGCGGACGTGAAGCGGGTGGATCTGGCCGGGAGCCTCTTCGAGAGCATCCAGCTGCCCCAGCTGCCCGAAAACTGGGGCGCCTTCGTGGTTGCGGTGCTCTCCCTGGCCCTGGTGGCCAGCGCCGAGTCGCTGCTGAGCGCGGTGGCCACGGACAAGCTGCACACCGGCCCTCGCGCCAACCTGGACAAGGAGCTGTTCGCGCAGGGCATGGCCAACACCCTGTCCGGGCTGATGGGCGGCCTGCCCATCACCGGCGTCATCGTGCGCAGCGCGGCCAACATCGCCGCGGGCGCCAAGACGCGCGCGTCCGCCTTCATGCACGGCGTGTGGATGCTGCTCTTCGTGTCCCTGTTGGGCTCCTACCTCGGACTGGTGCCCCTCACCGTGCTGGCCGGTCTGCTCGTCCACGTGGGCATCAAGCTGGTCAACATGCACCACATCCAGGAGCTGCGCCGGCGCGGCGAGCTCGCCGTGTACGTGGTAACGGTGGCCGGCGTGGTGGGCATCAACCTGCTGGCCGGCATCGCGCTGGGCTTCGCGGTGGCGGTGGCGCGGCTGCTGTGGCGGCTGGGCCGGGTGCAGGTGCAGGTGAAGCAGGTGGGTGAGGTGCACCAGGTGCGCGTGGGCGGCGCCCTCACCTTCGTAGGCGTGCCGCAGCTGTCGGCCGCGCTCGCCCAGGTGCCCCATGGGGCACAGGTGGAGCTGGACCTCGCGGTGGAGACGCTGGACCACTCTGGCTACGAGGCCCTGGAGAGCTGGTGCCAGAACCACCGCAAGACGGGCGGCAAGGTGTGGATGGAGCCGCTCGAGGAGGTGTGGGCACGCAAGGGCTCCCCCTCCTCCAACAAGTCCGTAGTGCCCGTTTCCGCAACCACGACTCTTTCCTCGGAGAGTGCCTAA